AGCGCGAGCACCGATGCCCGCTGCGTCGCGGTGGCCAGGACGCTCTCGCCCAGCACCCGGTCGATGTACAGATTGTTGAGGTCGGTACTAGAGGCCATGATCTCGGCGAGCATCATCACGAAGTCGCCCTCACCGTTGGCCACCCACTCGGGGATGACCTGGCGCCCGCGGCGGACCAGCTCGGCCAGCACGGCGTCGTAGTCGCGGGCGGTGTAGTCCAGGGAGACCTCGGGGACGGTGTAGCCGATCTCGGCCAGGGTCTCGTCAGCCACGGATGACCTCGCTCACGGTGCCGCCGGGGCCGACCACGCCGCGGTGCACGAAACGGCTCGCGGCCACGCCGGAGTCGGGGGTGTCGGTCCGCTTGAATCCGACGTCCAGCAGCGCCATCCCCTTGGACGGCTCCGGGTACGGGGTCAGCTTGGTGATGACCGCGCCGGGCTCGTACAGGGCGGCCTGCTCGGCCACGTCAATGGACAGGTCCGCGACCACAGTGGACGGGTCCGGCTCAAAAACCATGCGGGCCACGCCGACGCCGAATTCCGGCATCATGACGCGTTCGGTGGGGTTGGTGGCGATGATCGTGACCAGGCGCTGAAGAATCTGCCGGTCCACGTTTCGCGTTGTCGTCACGCTGCCGTCCACACCGAAA
This genomic stretch from Streptosporangium brasiliense harbors:
- a CDS encoding GPW/gp25 family protein, translating into MTTTRNVDRQILQRLVTIIATNPTERVMMPEFGVGVARMVFEPDPSTVVADLSIDVAEQAALYEPGAVITKLTPYPEPSKGMALLDVGFKRTDTPDSGVAASRFVHRGVVGPGGTVSEVIRG